GAGGCTCTGCGGTTGGGCACTAAGCCTTTAATTGGCTTTAGTTTACTGCTCTGGCTGTTATTTGATCAGGCCAATCAAGCGCCCTTTCGTTACTGGCTAGCACTTGCCATAGGCTTTGGCATGCTGGGGGATATTTTCCTGATGCTGCCCGATACGGAAGCCACCTTTATCGCAGGCTTGGGCAGCTTTCTAATCGGCCACCTGTTGTACGTAGTGATTTTTTTACGCCAACAACAATTTAGCTACACAGACTTTAAACAAAATGCCAACGCACGCCTGCTCAAACAAACAAGCTCGGTAATGGCCATCATTGGCTTAGCAATTTATGGCTGCCTGTGGAGCGATCTAGGTACACTCAAATTACCCGTGGCGCTGTATATTTTGGTGATCGCCTTGATGGTGATTAGCGCCATGGGCCGTTATCGGGCAGTGAGCCAACTATCTTTTATTACGGTTCTGATTGGCGCAATTTTATTTGCCGTATCTGACAGTATTTTAGCAATTGATCGCTTTGCCCACCCATTCGCCCAAGCCAATTTCTACATCATGCTGACCTATATGGCTGCCCAGTTTTTGATTGTTAGCCAAACCTTAGTTCGCCGCCCCAACTAATTCGGCACTAAGCTTAGAAGCTAGCCAGTAGACTGACTAAACGTCTAGTAGCCACACAGCAGTGGACGTTTTAGCGTGCAAAGTCCAAGGACTATTGATGGAGCGCTTAGCTATGCAGACTCAACTAGCAGCACCTGCGTTTAATTTCCCTTTATTGCTGGGTTCTTTGCTTAACAGTGGCGTACAAACTGCGCCCTTACAGCAAATTGTGTATCAGGATCAGCAGTATAGTTACCAAGACCTACAGCAACGGGTGCATCAATTAGCCAATGCTTTGCAGCAAGTAGGGCTAAAGTCGGGACAAACCGTTGGCGTGATGGATTGGGATAGCCATCGCTACTTGGAATGTTTTTTTGCCATCCCTATGCTTGGCGCGGTCTTACACACGATTAATGTGCGTTTATCTGCCGAGCAAATTCTCTATACCATTAATCACGCCGAAGACGATGTGCTGCTAATCAATAGCGAGTTTTTGCCCTTGCTCGCCAGCATTGCTGAGCGCATAGAAACGGTTAAAACTCTGATCGTGCTCAATGATCAAGCGCCCTTACCCGAGGCGGTGACGCAAATTGCGCAGTATGTCGGCGAATATGAGCAATTACTCAAAAATGCTCCCACTGGGCCTTGCCCATTTCCTGAGCTAGATGAAAACACCCGCGCCACCACCTTTTACACCACCGGAACCACAGGTTTACCCAAAGGCGTCTATTTCAGCCATAAACAGCTGGTGATGCATACCCTAGCACTACGCAGTGCCACGGCTGGCACTGGCCATGGCCGTTTTAACCAAGACGATGTGTATATGCCAATGACGCCGATGTTTCATGTGCATGCCTGGGGAGTACCGCTGCTGGCCACGCTATTGGGAGTCAAGCAGGTGTATCCAGGGCGCTATGAGCCGGCTAAATTATTACAGCTGATCGAACAGCATCAAGTTAGCTTTACCCATTGCGTGCCTACTATTTTACAAATGCTACTCAAACAAGCCGGCACGAATTATCAGTTTAATGCTTTAAAAATGATTATTGGTGGCGCGGCCTTTCCAGAACCTTTGGCACTACAAGCACTGCGCCAAGGCATTGATGCCTTTACTGGTTATGGCATGAGTGAAACCTGCCCGGTGCTGACCCTGGCTTATTTAACCCCAGCGCAACAGCAACTACCGCTCGAGCAACAAACAGCGATTCGCTGTAAAACCGGTAAACCCATTCCGTTCGTTGAATTACGGATTGTCGACCAAGCCATGCAAGACGTAGCCCATGATGGTCAAGCCCAAGGAGAAATTGTAGTGCGCACCCCTTGGCTTACCCAAGGTTATCTAAAAGATGCTGCAGGTTCAGCCGAGCTATGGGCTGGTGGCTGGCTGCATACAGGTGATATCGCCACTTTAGACGCAGAAGGCCAAGTAAAAATTACCGACCGCATTAAAGATGTGATTAAAACCGGTGGGGAATGGGTTTCGTCATTAGCCATTGAAAACTTTCTGTTACAGCATCCGGCAATTCAAGAGTGTGCAGTGATTGGTGTAACCGATAGCAAATGGGGCGAACGTCCTGTCGCCCTAGTGGTACTCAACACCAAGCTACAGGCCATTGCTAGCGAGCAGTTACAAGCCCACTTACAACAGTTTGTTGATCAAGGTTTACTGTCTAAATTTGGTGTGCCAGATCGTTTTATTAGCCTGGCCGAACTACCAAAAACCAGTGTTGGCAAGCTCAATAAACGACTGCTACGGGAGCAATACCACTAACTCATCCCTCGGCTTTGACTTAACCCGACCACAGAGCTCAGGTATACTGGCAAAAAATTTGCTAAGAGGCAGGTCATGCTAGAAAAACCTATTCCACCCGGTGACTATGATTGCTGTGAAAGTGCCTGCGAGCCTTGTGTTTGGGATATTTATTATGATGAATTGCGCCAGTGGCAAGCGGAGCAAAAGGCTGCAACAGAGCAAACCAAAGAAACTCAGAACTAGAGGCTGGTTCACCAGTATTCTGCTCCGCCGCCACATGCGTGCTAATGCATAAACTCGCTATGCAAAGTGTAGGCAGTATAGGCTGAGACATAGGGTTCGGCCCCAAAAAATTGTCGAACAATAGTTTGGAGCCACAATTCTGACCACAGGACATAATGACGCAAGGCCTTACCGACTTAACCAATACCTGATAATCCCTAGCATTGCGCTAGGTAAGCAACACCTTAGTGAGACAATCCGCCGCGATAAAAAAATGCTCTATGAGCTGATTGCATGTAAGCCAATCCTCCCATAGAGCACCTTGTGTAACGGCAAAGCCTGACCGAGCTTAGCTATCTAAACGCATCACTTTTACCGGTAAGCCTTGACGAATACTGGCTCCGCTAACGTGTTCTAACCATGTAGCAGGCACTTTACGCGTCGGATCGGCAAAGCCTAGATCATTTAAGTTAACCCCAGCTCCCACCCAATCTAATGATGGCTTAGCTTCTCCATCAATTAGATGCTCGCTGGCACCTAGCTCGCGATGGCCAAAACCATGCTCAATACCGATCGCGCCTTGCTTTACCCCCGCACTGACTAACGCCAAACCAATCACTTGACCACCTGGGCTTTCAATCACAATCGTATCGCCATGCTGCACACCAAATCGCTTAGCATCGGCCTCATGCAGCAACACTGGATTGTAAGGTTTAACCATACGCAAACGCTCTAACCCAACCGAATAAGAGTTCATCACGTTGGACTTAAAGGAAAATGCTAATAGCGGCCACTCCTCTAAGGTATAAATCTCACGCATTGGCGTACCATCATAGAAAATCGGTGGCTGAAACTGTGGGTTACCCACATAACGCTCACCGGTACGGCTATCAATTGCAGTCCCTACGTCCTCGTTATACACACACATAGGCCGCAACCACGCATGGCGATGTTGTCCATCTTTAAAGCCTTGGTCATAGTCTTCAAAACGTCCGCCACGGGCATACATATAAGCCACCGGTAACTGTTCATCGTGCTTGAGAGTGCGAGCAATCATCGGCACCAAGCGCTCAATGCCGCCATGCAGCACATCACTTTCAGTGGCATCGGGTAATGGCTGGCCTTGAAAGGCAACGTTAGCCGCAGCGCGTAGATAAAAGTCTTCGGCCTTGTTCAGCGGATGCAAATTACCCTCAGCATCAGGAATGGCGTTATCGCCAAACCCAGGCAAACCTAAACGCTTAGAGACGGCAATTAAAAAGCTATCCATACTTACCGGTTCACCTTCTGCCGTTTTTTGCTGCTTCGGCTCAACCACCGGCCAGCAGGCAGTGGTCATGCGGGTATTGGTTCCACCCCAAGAACCAGTAAAGCCCCACACTTCATACATGACCGAGTCAGGAACTAGATAATCAGCATAACGGTTGGTTTCGTTAATAAAGCCATCCACCCCGATATATAAGCCGATTTTGCTTGGATCTTTAATTGATTCACCAATCAACTTTTCTAGCCCCGCCTGACCATAAATAGGGTTAGCCATGTGTCCAATTACCGCTTTTAACGGATAAGGGTAACCATGCAAGCCCGAGGTAATATGCTCGGTAATCAGCGGTGGAGCTAACGGACGCCAAGGTCCATCGGCAGGATAAGGTGATTGTCCGGCGGCTACCTTGCGCTTAAATTCGGAGGATTTTTGATAGGGAAAGCGTGAGCGCGACAAAAATACGCCTTTAGGCGCTCGTTTACCTGGAAAATCTTCCATGTTGTAGCGCGGACCGGGCCCCACGCCATTAAACTGGCCAGCCGCTTTAATCGCTCCGCCACGCAAGTTAAAACTACCGGCTAAGACGTTAAGCATAGTGACGCCAAAGGAGGCATAAAAGCCATTCGAGGACATCATACCGCCATGGCAATCAGCCACCGATTTTCGTCCATGTTCGATGAATTTATCTGCTATTTCGATAATTTTATCTGCAGGAATCCCACACTCTTTGGCATAGTGCTGCATGCTGTACTGATCAGCAGACTCTTTTAGCTTGGTTAAACTACTCTTAACCGCTACTGGCCCATTAGGCGTAGCAATGGTTTGATCAACAAATAACTGAGCCCGATCCACCGTCATCGAATCGACCAGCTCTCCTTGCTCGCTAAGCACCATAAAGGAGTTATCGTCTGCTTCTAACTCCGTTAAACCTAAATCAGAGCGACGCAAGAAGTGACCCACGCGAGGATGATCTTTAGACTCAATCACTAAATGGGTAGCGTTACTGTGCCCCGGTTCATTAGCCAATTGCGCCGCTTTAGGTGACGGAATGGCCAGATAATCAGCGGCATATCCTTGGGTGTTCAACATATGCTGAATTAAGCCCATAACAAATGCACTATCTGAACCAGGTAAAATTGGCACCCAACGATTACGCTCAGCTGCCGCGTGTGAAGCAGTCGCATTGAGTGCGGGATCTACCACCATATACTCCATTTGACCATGGGCCCGCGCTTCAGCTAATAAACGCCCCTGACGCTTAAAGGGGTTACCGGCTTGGCTAGGAGCTGTACCAATAAATAAGCCAAAGCGGGTATGGGTGTAATCGGGCTTGGCGTGGGCGTTTTTATCCATATCATTCATCGCTGCGCCTGAACCTAAGCGAAACGCTAATCCGCAATAAGGTCCGTGGGCACCAAAATTACGCGTGCCAAAGGCATTAAAGGCAAACCGCCGTAAAATTGCGGTACGCCCATAGTCGGTGGCATCCATCACTAATAACTGATTAGCGATCGGCCCATACTCTGGATTGTCTGGATCAATCAGCGTGTCGTGATCATGCAGTTCACGCAAGCCTTGTACGTGGCCCTCGTCAAATAGATCACCACCTTCACACACTTCTTGTACCAGCTGCTCAAAGGAAATTTTTTGCCACTTCCGCTCACCTCGCTTGCCTACGCGCTTTAAACAATGAGTCAAGCGAAAGGGGCTAGTAATTTGCGCCATCATTGCGTTACCGCGCGCGCAAGCAGTAGAGCGACCCGCTAATCCTTGTTCCTCAAAGCCACTGACACTTTTTAAAGCATCTAATACTGGAGTGGCCTGCGGCAAATGGGGATCACCCGATAGCGGATGATAAGGGTTGCCAATCACACGCAGCACTTCATCAGTCTGATTATCCACCCGTACCCGCACGCCGCATAAGGTGGTGCAGCCGTAACATACTGTAAATGCGGTGCGCTGATTAGGATTCAGGGTTAACTCACCAGTAGCGCTATCAATCGAATACTCGGGCTCTAACGAATTGCCGTGAATCCGATCCTTGGCTTTTTCACCTGAAGTGCCTTTAATTCCGTGTAGCATTTTCTCCAGCGGGCCGGAGTAACCAGCAACAAACGTGGCAACCCCAGCACCAGCGGCAGCGCCTTTTAATAAATTTCGACGTGACTTATCCATGACTCGCAACTCCCCCTACAGCAGTGGATGATGGGTTAGATTGGCGTTGTTCAATGCCACGCCAAGGCACAAAGATTTCAATCAATAAAATAGCGGCCAGCCATAAACCAAAGGTTCCAACAATACCTAAAATGCCTGATGAGCCGAGCGCTACGGTGTAATCATTAAAACCCGCACTGTTACGGGCAATGGTTTGCACATCCATCAGTACCGACCAGCGGAACATCCAGGCCACGTGCAGCGCTAATAAGCCTGCCAACCAGCCATAAGCTTGTAAGCGATAGTTACGACTAATCAGCCAAGCTAATACGGTGAGCACAACACCAGCAACTGCAGCCCATAACGCCATGTTGCGCCAGGTCGCACTGACCTTAACCGAAGCAATGGCAGCCGCTACTGAACTATCAATATCGTTCATGCCGTCTAAATACCAAGTGATAGCGATCAGACCGCATGCAAAGCAGGCAATAAACATCACCGAGAACATTTGCTTATACACGCTGGATTTATTCACGCCAGAGATACGATTCAGCAACGCAATTAAACCGCACGCCCCAACAAGCCCAGTGACTACAAACATCGGTGGTAGCCAAACGGTATTCCATAACGGACGACCTTTCACTACCGCTACCTCAGCACCGGTATAGAGCATGATGCCCAAAGACAT
The sequence above is a segment of the Thiopseudomonas alkaliphila genome. Coding sequences within it:
- a CDS encoding fatty acid--CoA ligase, whose amino-acid sequence is MQTQLAAPAFNFPLLLGSLLNSGVQTAPLQQIVYQDQQYSYQDLQQRVHQLANALQQVGLKSGQTVGVMDWDSHRYLECFFAIPMLGAVLHTINVRLSAEQILYTINHAEDDVLLINSEFLPLLASIAERIETVKTLIVLNDQAPLPEAVTQIAQYVGEYEQLLKNAPTGPCPFPELDENTRATTFYTTGTTGLPKGVYFSHKQLVMHTLALRSATAGTGHGRFNQDDVYMPMTPMFHVHAWGVPLLATLLGVKQVYPGRYEPAKLLQLIEQHQVSFTHCVPTILQMLLKQAGTNYQFNALKMIIGGAAFPEPLALQALRQGIDAFTGYGMSETCPVLTLAYLTPAQQQLPLEQQTAIRCKTGKPIPFVELRIVDQAMQDVAHDGQAQGEIVVRTPWLTQGYLKDAAGSAELWAGGWLHTGDIATLDAEGQVKITDRIKDVIKTGGEWVSSLAIENFLLQHPAIQECAVIGVTDSKWGERPVALVVLNTKLQAIASEQLQAHLQQFVDQGLLSKFGVPDRFISLAELPKTSVGKLNKRLLREQYH
- the nrfD gene encoding NrfD/PsrC family molybdoenzyme membrane anchor subunit — encoded protein: MNSLVTEVLVPRYGLAWYPWAVQYFFLIALSYGALWLSAPGLLGAKNWKATTKVGLLACVSTTLVAPVALLADLHQPLRFWHFYAHPTPWSWMSVGSFMLPLYVGAVVLLGWLVWRPQMFEQRTEPGLQGWVARIVTLGTWREPALSVPLLTLGALFMSLGIMLYTGAEVAVVKGRPLWNTVWLPPMFVVTGLVGACGLIALLNRISGVNKSSVYKQMFSVMFIACFACGLIAITWYLDGMNDIDSSVAAAIASVKVSATWRNMALWAAVAGVVLTVLAWLISRNYRLQAYGWLAGLLALHVAWMFRWSVLMDVQTIARNSAGFNDYTVALGSSGILGIVGTFGLWLAAILLIEIFVPWRGIEQRQSNPSSTAVGGVASHG
- a CDS encoding molybdopterin dinucleotide binding domain-containing protein, which produces MDKSRRNLLKGAAAGAGVATFVAGYSGPLEKMLHGIKGTSGEKAKDRIHGNSLEPEYSIDSATGELTLNPNQRTAFTVCYGCTTLCGVRVRVDNQTDEVLRVIGNPYHPLSGDPHLPQATPVLDALKSVSGFEEQGLAGRSTACARGNAMMAQITSPFRLTHCLKRVGKRGERKWQKISFEQLVQEVCEGGDLFDEGHVQGLRELHDHDTLIDPDNPEYGPIANQLLVMDATDYGRTAILRRFAFNAFGTRNFGAHGPYCGLAFRLGSGAAMNDMDKNAHAKPDYTHTRFGLFIGTAPSQAGNPFKRQGRLLAEARAHGQMEYMVVDPALNATASHAAAERNRWVPILPGSDSAFVMGLIQHMLNTQGYAADYLAIPSPKAAQLANEPGHSNATHLVIESKDHPRVGHFLRRSDLGLTELEADDNSFMVLSEQGELVDSMTVDRAQLFVDQTIATPNGPVAVKSSLTKLKESADQYSMQHYAKECGIPADKIIEIADKFIEHGRKSVADCHGGMMSSNGFYASFGVTMLNVLAGSFNLRGGAIKAAGQFNGVGPGPRYNMEDFPGKRAPKGVFLSRSRFPYQKSSEFKRKVAAGQSPYPADGPWRPLAPPLITEHITSGLHGYPYPLKAVIGHMANPIYGQAGLEKLIGESIKDPSKIGLYIGVDGFINETNRYADYLVPDSVMYEVWGFTGSWGGTNTRMTTACWPVVEPKQQKTAEGEPVSMDSFLIAVSKRLGLPGFGDNAIPDAEGNLHPLNKAEDFYLRAAANVAFQGQPLPDATESDVLHGGIERLVPMIARTLKHDEQLPVAYMYARGGRFEDYDQGFKDGQHRHAWLRPMCVYNEDVGTAIDSRTGERYVGNPQFQPPIFYDGTPMREIYTLEEWPLLAFSFKSNVMNSYSVGLERLRMVKPYNPVLLHEADAKRFGVQHGDTIVIESPGGQVIGLALVSAGVKQGAIGIEHGFGHRELGASEHLIDGEAKPSLDWVGAGVNLNDLGFADPTRKVPATWLEHVSGASIRQGLPVKVMRLDS
- a CDS encoding lysoplasmalogenase, with amino-acid sequence MPSHRLQLYFIFSLIFITHLSAIHFGLEALRLGTKPLIGFSLLLWLLFDQANQAPFRYWLALAIGFGMLGDIFLMLPDTEATFIAGLGSFLIGHLLYVVIFLRQQQFSYTDFKQNANARLLKQTSSVMAIIGLAIYGCLWSDLGTLKLPVALYILVIALMVISAMGRYRAVSQLSFITVLIGAILFAVSDSILAIDRFAHPFAQANFYIMLTYMAAQFLIVSQTLVRRPN
- a CDS encoding oxidoreductase-like domain-containing protein, with product MLEKPIPPGDYDCCESACEPCVWDIYYDELRQWQAEQKAATEQTKETQN